The following are encoded in a window of Acropora muricata isolate sample 2 chromosome 6, ASM3666990v1, whole genome shotgun sequence genomic DNA:
- the LOC136921018 gene encoding uncharacterized protein — MAEGQHGIDDVEIPERGALRSVFDDSVISERIVALKRSKAGHLGEITKIYQRLNEYCKDYKFLPEVRNEAHRLDTQWKQYAHVYYDLIQLLPDGGAEKMHEENRHAEHNRIYYGHIKSIDQYMIGSEREITKAVGGKGTVADDNFMELTQIVSTNLPIPELKDDVRSVFSGCSRRSSVSKASAVAQGDAKLQKILSEKTLEQLKRAKERRLKEEQLRLDNQIAEAEDVVELAKTKVQFYEELEDTFPSPISRASSVQDITCEDKPKDIKTEYLNSEELGDPPKVLEIVDHKPTLKDERSVLWAPVAEVPAPRGSPLFSSTPGEAAVPEFHVKESTLNPGVPPFVKAVLPSNQDHQPDGISSLASTTETMVTKLTASIDSIVTKSNLPPLDVVKFSGNPCEYFRFRARFDEMVGTQNISETQKMSRLLQFLDGQARSAVAGFEGVPGGLSRALKMLQQRFGQPHIVAKGCVDALVDGPNISSNDGPGLRKFADRSRILYETLRSMNALPEMNMTNLAKMSGKLPIALQLKWRDEALRIRERRGFPNLKDLVDFIERRAEAANDPVFGRVGETSKFGRKYPRGGRQTLPPFPRGAVDSKVMTMATQVGLSGSENPPISNKHPNPTTQKSVGGKCYSCGSAHRLERCPDFISKSVRERIILARYKGLCLNCLRKGHFATQCQSSFRCKQCQQLHHSLLHKTTEDKEGADVNLQRNSDPKEQASVNATTTEPIAPIETTSHTYSMTSRTKVALQVVPVKIMNNDGHSVTTYALLDTGSEETFLSKTISDSLGLEVKNCSTLAVCTLSGESSVKVGQANVQVKAVDNHEDRTLPIENVKVIENLTITTTRARDLSQWPHLKDLKIPDVENNQVTMLIGANVPEAQVHEECRRGRSGEPYAVRTVLGWAVLGPVNVANGSSSQVANVNFVKYGDELSDQQMRQFLRLDDIDMNRSSKKAMSVEDQEALKRMENSVQIVDGHYEIGMLWKSVTPWLPNNKQMAEARLQALKRKLQRDETFHRKYREFMDKLIERGYARKLTEEEAARRSRRTWYLPHHGVFHPQKKDKIRVVFDAAAMQDGVSLNNQLHQGPDLTNSLLGVLLRFRQYPIALVADIEGMFNQVKVPPEDSDALRFLWWETNDLESPSEFQMTSHIFGAKDSPSCANFCLKRAAEDSKGRFSDEAVNAVTKDFYVDDFVKSVRTENEASSLANEVTCLLSEAGFRLMKWMSNSREVLSEIPDRERARPTLDLDLENLPVERTLGVQWDVEKDAFLFKVHVPHQPSTKRGILSAVSSLYDPMGFVCPVILEAKKILQKLWKLNLGWDDEIPEDLQNQWNKWKYELSALSQVEVPRCHLVHGTVRDISLHLFSDASEDGYGMCAYLRFIYASGTVRCSFLVGRSRSSPVRPISIPRLELQAATLSVKIYRVLLDELTYEISKITFWSDSQTTLQYFKNETKRFQTYVANRVTEIREVTSPDQWRHCPGRVNPADDASRGLNPQKLSGQHRWWRGPDFLWETEDRWPSAKYEEVPDSDPEVRASTNVHPVSVRTHHGDNSTDDCNKTRSTLEDGHGGLKKLMESCGSWPVLQRRVAWIVRFCQWIANRRVASSTGPLTLQELSQSTQAIVRIVQNECFPQDVKEVSQNKEVKISSRLGSLRPVLEDGVLRVGGRLQKAVVLSWDEKHPMILPKHHHVSQLIVRHYHEFAAHSGREQTLCELQRMFWIIGGRSLVKKIITSCIKCRRMNAKPMEQFMGSLPGARLEAYHPPFTFTGVDLFGPLTVKWGRGTAKRWGCLFTCLTTRAVHLEVTPSLETDDFIMVLRQFISRRGPPKEIWSDRGTNFVGASRELKEAIAHWNEETIERQLQQKGIRWVFQPPAAPHMSGVWERLVQITKRHLKSVAGDGLLSDVELRILLAEVESIVNNRPITAVSDDPDDCSALTPNHFLLQRATQLPPGVFVNEDLFSRKRWRKVQFLADHYWKRWIREYVPTLNRRPKWVKSRRNAQIGDLVLLAEDKVVRNRWPMGRVVEVFTGEDGGVRSARVKTAGGVFHRPVSKICLLEEVSDDK, encoded by the coding sequence ATGGCGGAAGGCCAGCATGGTATCGATGATGTCGAAATACCTGAAAGGGGAGCTTTGCGTTCCGTTTTTGATGATTCCGTGATTTCTGAGAGGATTGTAGCGTTAAAGAGGTCTAAAGCTGGGCATCTAGGTGAAATTACGAAGATTTATCAAAGACTTAACGAGTACTGTAAGGATTACAAGTTTTTGCCTGAAGTTCGAAACGAAGCTCACCGCTTAGACACTCAGTGGAAGCAATATGCACATGTTTATTACGATCTAATCCAGTTACTACCTGATGGAGGTGCTGAGAAGATGCATGAGGAAAATCGTCATGCCGAGCATAATAGAATCTATTATGGCCACATCAAATCAATAGATCAATACATGATTGGCTCTGAAAGGGAGATTACAAAGGCTGTAGGCGGTAAAGGCACTGTAGCAGATGATAACTTTATGGAACTGACTCAGATTGTTTCAACTAACCTACCAATACCTGAACTCAAAGATGATGTTCGAAGTGTTTTCTCTGGTTGTTCGCGAAGGTCTAGTGTCTCAAAAGCTAGTGCAGTAGCACAAGGAGATGCAAAGTTGCAGAAGATTCTCTCTGAAAAGACATTGGAGCAGTTAAAAAGGGCCAAAGAGAGAAGATTAAAGGAAGAGCAGTTGAGGTTAGACAATCAAATCGCTGAAGCAGAGGACGTAGTGGAGCTAGCTAAAACCAAGGTTCAGTTTTACGAAGAGCTTGAAGATACCTTCCCAAGTCCAATTAGTAGGGCGAGTAGCGTGCAGGACATTACGTGTGAAGACAAACCCAAGGACATTAAAACTGAATACCTTAACTCCGAGGAGTTAGGGGATCCACCAAAAGTGCTGGAGATTGTGGATCATAAACCCACACTAAAGGATGAAAGGTCTGTATTATGGGCGCCAGTGGCTGAAGTACCAGCGCCCAGAGGAAGTCCATTATTTAGTTCTACCCCAGGTGAAGCAGCAGTGCCAGAGTTTCATGTTAAAGAGTCTACTTTGAACCCAGGTGTGCCCCCATTTGTAAAGGCAGTATTACCATCCAATCAAGATCACCAGCCTGATGGTATATCGTCTCTTGCTAGTACCACTGAGACTATGGTGACAAAGCTAACAGCTAGTATAGACTCTATAGTAACTAAATCCAACCTTCCACCTTTAGACGTTGTCAAGTTCTCTGGTAATCCATGTGAATACTTCCGATTTAGAGCACGTTTTGATGAAATGGTTGGTACTCAGAACATTTCAGAAACTCAGAAAATGTCTcgtctattgcaatttcttgaTGGTCAAGCCAGAAGTGCTGTAGCGGGATTTGAAGGAGTGCCTGGTGGGCTGTCGAGGGCCCTAAAAATGCTGCAGCAACGTTTCGGACAACCACACATTGTAGCAAAGGGGTGTGTCGATGCCTTGGTTGATGGACCAAACATATCAAGCAATGATGGACCAGGATTGCGAAAGTTTGCTGACCGGTCAAGGATATTGTATGAGACTTTAAGGTCAATGAATGCTCTCCCTGAAATGAACatgacaaatttggcaaaaatgtcAGGAAAGTTGCCCATTGCACTGCAACTGAAGTGGAGAGATGAAGCCCTTCGAATAAGGGAAAGAAGAGGATTCCCGAACCTCAAGGATCTAGTGGATTTCATTGAGCGGCGAGCTGAGGCAGCTAATGACCCTGTGTTTGGAAGGGTGGGTGAGACGAGCAAGTTTGGAAGAAAATACCCAAGAGGTGGCCGTCAAACATTGCCTCCTTTCCCGAGAGGAGCAGTTGACTCAAAGGTAATGACGATGGCAACACAAGTTGGACTCAGTGGGAGTGAGAATCCACCTATCTCAAATAAGCATCCGAACCCTACAACGCAGAAAAGTGTTGGTGGAAAATGCTACAGTTGCGGCTCTGCGCACAGGTTAGAACGTTGTCCTGATTTCATCAGCAAATCTGTTAGAGAGAGAATAATCCTGGCAAGGTACAAGGGACTTTGTTTGAACTGTTTACGTAAGGGACATTTTGCTACTCAATGCCAGTCATCTTTTAGATGCAAACAGTGTCAGCAACTTCACCATTCCTTGCTGCACAAAACAACAGAAGACAAAGAGGGTGCAGATGTGAATCTTCAGAGAAATTCAGATCCAAAAGAGCAGGCTAGTGTCAATGCCACCACTACAGAACCTATTGCACCTATTGAAACAACCAGCCACACATATTCCATGACATCACGAACCAAAGTTGCATTGCAAGTTGTTCCGGTTAAGATAATGAACAATGATGGACACTCTGTCACTACATATGCTTTGCTTGACACTGGGAGTGAAGAGACATTCCTCTCAAAGACAATTTCTGATAGCCTTGGGTTAGAAGTAAAGAACTGTAGCACTTTGGCAGTATGTACATTGTCGGGCGAGTCTTCCGTAAAGGTCGGCCAAGCCAACGTTCAAGTGAAAGCTGTTGATAACCACGAGGATCGTACCCTTCCTATTGAAAATGTAAAAGTCATAGAAAATCTTACCATCACAACAACAAGAGCAAGGGACTTGTCGCAATGGCCCCATTTAAAGGACCTTAAGATTCCGGACGTTGAGAACAATCAGGTGACAATGCTGATTGGTGCAAATGTTCCTGAAGCCCAAGTGCATGAAGAATGTAGGAGAGGGAGATCAGGAGAGCCATATGCTGTTCGAACGGTACTGGGTTGGGCTGTGCTTGGACCAGTGAATGTGGCTAATGGTTCGTCCTCTCAAGTAGCGAATGTAAATTTTGTGAAATATGGTGATGAGCTGTCAGATCAGCAGATGAGACAATTCCTGAGACTTGATGACATTGACATGAACAGGAGCTCCAAGAAAGCTATGTCAGTTGAAGACCAAGAGGCACTGAAAAGGATGGAAAACTCAGTGCAGATTGTGGACGGTCATTATGAAATTGGCATGTTGTGGAAAAGTGTTACCCCTTGGCTgccaaacaacaagcaaatggcAGAAGCAAGATTGCAGGCCTTAAAGAGAAAGCTACAACGTGACGAGACGTTCCATAGAAAGTACAGAGAGTTTATGGACAAACTCATTGAAAGAGGCTACGCCAGAAAGTTGACTGAAGAAGAGGCAGCACGACGAAGCAGAAGAACGTGGTATTTACCACACCATGGAGTGTTTCATCCCCAAAAGAAGGACAAAATTCGTGTCGTGTTTGATGCAGCTGCTATGCAGGACGGAGTGTCACTCAACAACCAATTGCACCAAGGTCCTGACTTAACCAACAGTTTGCTTGGTGTTCTGCTGCGGTTTAGACAATATCCCATAGCACTTGTAGCTGACATAGAGGGCATGTTTAACCAAGTGAAGGTGCCCCCAGAAGATTCTGATGCATTGAGGTTTCTTTGGTGGGAAACTAATGACCTTGAAAGTCCCTCAGAATTTCAGATGACAAGTCACATCTTCGGCGCCAAGGACTCACCCAGCTGTGCAAACTTTTGCCTGAAGCGAGCTGCAGAGGATAGTAAAGGAAGATTCAGTGATGAGGCTGTGAATGCCGTCACCAAGGACTTTTACGTTGATGACTTTGTCAAGTCTGTTAGGACAGAAAATGAAGCAAGTTCATTAGCAAATGAAGTAACATGTTTACTCAGTGAAGCCGGCTTTAGACTGATGAAATGGATGAGCAACAGCCGAGAGGTGCTGTCTGAAATACCTGATAGAGAGCGGGCGAGACCGACACTGGATTTGGATCTCGAGAACCTTCCAGTAGAGAGGACGTTAGGAGTGCAGTGGGATGTGGAGAAAGATGCCTTCCTGTTTAAGGTTCATGTCCCGCATCAGCCATCTACAAAGCGTGGAATTTTGTCAGCAGTAAGTTCGCTGTATGATCCTATGGGTTTTGTTTGCCCAGTAATCCTAGAAGCTAAGAAGATTTTGCAGAAGTTGTGGAAACTGAATCTCGGATGGGACGATGAAATACCTGAAGATTTGCAGAACCAGTGGAATAAGTGGAAGTACGAATTGTCTGCATTATCGCAAGTTGAAGTACCGAGATGCCACCTAGTCCATGGCACAGTACGTGATATATCTCTTCACCTATTCTCAGATGCCTCTGAAGATGGTTATGGCATGTGCGCCTATCTTAGATTTATTTACGCCAGTGGAACTGTAAGATGTTCGTTTTTGGTTGGAAGGTCAAGGAGTTCACCAGTGAGGCCGATTTCCATTCCCAGGCTTGAGTTGCAAGCAGCCACATTATCTGTGAAGATATACCGAGTGCTTCTGGATGAGCTGACATATGAGATAAGCAAGATTACATTTTGGTCCGACTCTCAGACGACATTACAATATTTCAAGAATGAGACCAAGCGATTTCAGACGTACGTTGCCAATCGTGTAACGGAAATACGTGAAGTTACTTCGCCAGATCAATGGAGGCATTGCCCTGGAAGGGTTAATCCTGCTGATGATGCTTCACGGGGCTTAAACCCTCAGAAACTCTCCGGTCAACATCGATGGTGGCGAGGACCTGATTTCCTTTGGGAAACAGAAGATCGCTGGCCGAGTGCAAAATATGAAGAGGTCCCAGACAGCGACCCGGAAGTGCGGGCCTCCACAAATGTTCACCCTGTCAGTGTAAGAACGCATCATGGAGACAACAGCACTGATGACTGTAACAAAACCAGAAGTACACTAGAAGATGGACATGGTGGCCTGAAGAAGCTAATGGAGAGCTGTGGCTCATGGCCAGTCCTACAACGCCGTGTCGCATGGATAGTACGATTTTGTCAGTGGATCGCAAATAGGAGGGTTGCCAGTTCCACTGGACCATTGACTTTACAAGAACTGAGTCAGTCAACTCAAGCCATTGTTCGCATTGTTCAGAATGAATGCTTTCCTCAAGATGTCAAAGAAGTGAGTCAGAATAAGGAAGTGAAGATTTCTAGCAGGCTAGGAAGCCTAAGACCAGTATTAGAAGACGGAGTTTTACGGGTAGGAGGACGATTGCAGAAAGCTGTAGTACTCTCATGGGATGAGAAACACCCTATGATACTACCCAAGCACCATCACGTGAGTCAGTTAATCGTTAGGCACTACCATGAGTTTGCTGCCCATAGCGGAAGAGAACAAACATTGTGTGAGCTGCAAAGAATGTTCTGGATCATTGGTGGAAGAAGCTTAGTGAAGAAGATTATTACGAGCTGCATTAAGTGCCGAAGAATGAATGCTAAACCCATGGAGCAGTTTATGGGGTCGCTACCCGGAGCAAGGCTGGAGGCGTACCACCCTCCATTTACCTTTACTGGTGTTGACCTATTTGGGCCACTAACGGTTAAGTGGGGCCGCGGAACCGCGAAAAGATGGGGTTGTCTGTTTACTTGCCTTACAACTCGTGCTGTCCACCTCGAAGTGACACCATCTCTTGAGACAGATGACTTCATCATGGTTCTGCGCCAATTCATAAGTAGAAGAGGACCGCCTAAGGAAATTTGGTCCGACAGAGGTACTAATTTTGTAGGCGCAAGCAGGGAGTTGAAAGAGGCCATTGCACATTGGAATGAAGAAACGATTGAACGGCAGTTGCAGCAGAAGGGCATCAGGTGGGTATTTCAACCACCTGCCGCCCCCCATATGTCCGGAGTATGGGAGCGTCTGGTACAGATTACGAAGAGACACCTTAAGAGTGTAGCTGGAGATGGACTTCTCAGTGATGTCGAGTTGAGGATACTGTTAGCTGAAGTGGAGTCCATAGTTAATAACCGTCCTATCACTGCTGTTTCAGATGATCCTGATGACTGCTCAGCGCTTACGCCCAACCATTTCCTTTTGCAAAGAGCTACTCAACTTCCACCCGGTGTATTTGTGAATGAAGATTTGTTCTCCAGAAAGCGGTGGAGAAAGGTGCAATTTCTCGCCGATCACTACTGGAAAAGATGGATACGGGAATACGTGCCAACTCTTAACAGAAGACCGAAATGGGTCAAGTCAAGACGAAATGCGCAGATTGGTGATCTAGTGCTTCTAGCAGAAGATAAGGTAGTCCGCAATAGATGGCCTATGGGCCGAGTGGTAGAAGTGTTCACTGGAGAAGATGGAGGTGTACGGTCTGCCCGAGTCAAGACAGCAGGGGGCGTTTTCCACCGCCCTGTTAGCAAGATATGCCTACTGGAGGAAGTTAGCGATGACAAATGA